The following are encoded in a window of Podospora pseudoanserina strain CBS 124.78 chromosome 6, whole genome shotgun sequence genomic DNA:
- the RDI1_1 gene encoding rho GDP dissociation inhibitor (EggNog:ENOG503NZGF; COG:T) has product MSGHEEDLLPENNSGYKLSQPKQSLAEYQKMVRALARGLRRVGVFQQVLDEHCTSVEGLLS; this is encoded by the exons ATGTCTGGCCACGAAGAGGATCTCCTGCCCGAGAACAACTCGGGCTACAAGCTCTCCCAGCCTAAGCAGAGCTTGGCTGAGTACCAAAAGATGG TGAGAgctttggcgagggggttgcGGCGGGTTGGGGTATTTCAGCAAGTGCTGGATGAGCATTGCACCTCGGTGGAAGGCTTGTTATCGTGA